A window from Chitinophaga filiformis encodes these proteins:
- a CDS encoding ABC transporter substrate-binding protein, which yields MRFIFISIIVTLLAACGHPPTSGRQVFRYNMQEGIASLDPAFAKNQAVIWAVKQLYNTLVEPDDQLHIRPSLATSWEVAPDYKTYTFHLRTDVHFHDNAAFADGKGRRMTAADVVYSLKRIMDPATASPGAWIFNGKVNPDTGFRALDDSTFQLTLLQPFHPVLGILSMQYCSIVPHEVVEKYGKDFRKYPCGTGPFTFFLWEEGQALVLHRNPRYFEKDSAGHALPYLDAVKVTFQENKATEFLLFRQGQLDFMNDIDASFKDEVLTKKGMLKKEWEGKLVLDKSPFLNIEYLGFLLDSTKAAVKMSPSRLQKIRLAINYSIDRTRMITYLRNGIGSPANAGFIPMGLPSFDTGKVKGYTYDPARARQLLREAGFPEGRGLPAMHLLSIPVYEDYANYVANQLQQVGIPIQVEVLQKALLLEQTAKSQALFFRGSWIGDYADAENYLAVFYSKNGTPPNYTRYANPAFDRLYEQALRENNDSLRYLLYQEMDRMIVADAPVVPLFYDQVIHLVQPNVMGFTSNALNLLELRRVKIKV from the coding sequence ATGAGATTCATTTTCATATCAATAATAGTCACACTGCTTGCCGCCTGCGGGCATCCGCCTACTTCGGGAAGGCAGGTGTTCCGTTACAATATGCAGGAAGGCATAGCGTCCCTCGATCCTGCATTTGCCAAAAACCAGGCTGTTATCTGGGCTGTAAAGCAATTATATAACACCCTCGTAGAGCCTGACGATCAGTTGCATATACGTCCTTCACTGGCTACCAGCTGGGAGGTGGCGCCGGATTATAAGACTTATACCTTTCACCTGCGCACAGATGTTCACTTTCATGACAACGCAGCATTTGCAGATGGTAAGGGCCGCAGGATGACGGCCGCAGATGTGGTTTATAGCCTGAAACGGATCATGGACCCGGCCACGGCGTCTCCCGGCGCCTGGATCTTTAATGGTAAGGTGAACCCCGATACGGGCTTCCGGGCATTGGACGATTCCACCTTCCAGCTTACGCTACTGCAGCCCTTTCACCCTGTGCTGGGCATTCTCAGTATGCAGTATTGCTCCATTGTACCACATGAAGTTGTTGAAAAATACGGAAAGGATTTCCGGAAATATCCCTGCGGTACCGGGCCTTTTACGTTCTTCCTCTGGGAAGAAGGACAAGCGTTGGTCCTGCACCGTAATCCCCGCTATTTCGAAAAAGATAGTGCAGGCCATGCATTGCCATATCTCGATGCGGTCAAGGTCACATTCCAGGAAAATAAGGCAACAGAATTCCTCTTGTTTCGCCAGGGACAGCTGGACTTCATGAATGATATTGACGCTTCTTTTAAAGACGAGGTGCTCACTAAAAAAGGGATGCTTAAGAAAGAGTGGGAGGGAAAGCTGGTGCTCGATAAAAGTCCTTTCCTTAACATTGAATACCTGGGATTTCTGCTGGACAGTACGAAGGCAGCGGTAAAGATGTCGCCATCCCGCCTGCAGAAAATCAGGCTGGCTATTAATTATAGTATTGACAGGACCAGGATGATCACTTATCTGCGGAATGGGATAGGCTCTCCGGCCAATGCTGGTTTTATTCCTATGGGCCTGCCCTCATTCGACACCGGGAAAGTAAAAGGATATACCTATGATCCCGCAAGGGCAAGGCAATTGTTGCGGGAGGCTGGTTTCCCTGAAGGGCGCGGACTACCGGCCATGCATCTGCTGTCGATCCCTGTTTATGAAGATTATGCCAATTATGTAGCGAACCAGCTACAACAGGTAGGTATTCCGATACAGGTAGAGGTATTGCAGAAAGCATTATTGCTGGAGCAGACGGCCAAATCGCAGGCGCTCTTTTTCCGCGGTAGCTGGATAGGAGATTACGCAGATGCAGAGAACTACCTGGCAGTGTTCTATAGTAAGAATGGTACTCCCCCCAACTATACAAGATATGCCAATCCTGCCTTTGACCGCTTATATGAACAGGCGCTCCGGGAAAATAACGATTCCCTCCGTTACCTGCTTTACCAGGAAATGGACAGGATGATTGTCGCCGATGCGCCGGTAGTGCCCTTGTTCTATGACCAGGTCATTCACCTTGTACAGCCAAATGTAATGGGCTTCACCAGTAATGCGCTCAACCTCCTGGAATTGCGGAGAGTGAAGATAAAAGTTTGA
- a CDS encoding helix-turn-helix domain-containing protein, whose translation MAEVVQLWDAHSVDPANKGYTGPYFNVYKVEERMQPGVSAYSRRDYYKIMLFRGAAILHFGDQSITIGNDTLLVLNSRVPYTFDLLREDVSGYSCVFKDEFFREGLRLKLDEIPLFMPDARPAFPLEGEALKEVIDLYEKMLRELNSDYVYKYELIRSYISELVYYAMKLAPSRSLLKESNATARVTTAFLDLLERQFPIEAFAGPILLRTPKDFAEKLSIHVNYLNRAIKTETGKTTTDHIFDRLMAEAKAMLKHTNLNIAEISYALGFEDQAHFNNFFKKRVKLSPSAFRQV comes from the coding sequence ATGGCGGAGGTAGTTCAATTGTGGGATGCCCATTCAGTTGATCCGGCTAACAAGGGGTACACGGGCCCATATTTTAATGTTTATAAGGTAGAGGAACGTATGCAACCAGGCGTTTCGGCATACAGTCGCCGTGACTACTATAAGATCATGTTATTTCGCGGTGCTGCGATCTTACATTTTGGGGATCAGAGCATTACAATTGGTAACGATACCCTGCTGGTCCTCAATTCAAGGGTTCCCTATACGTTCGATCTCCTGCGCGAGGATGTTTCGGGATATTCCTGTGTATTCAAAGATGAATTCTTCAGGGAAGGCCTGCGGCTGAAGCTGGATGAGATCCCGCTTTTTATGCCAGATGCCCGTCCGGCCTTTCCGCTTGAAGGAGAGGCATTAAAAGAAGTGATCGATCTGTATGAGAAAATGCTGAGAGAGCTTAATAGTGATTATGTCTACAAATATGAGCTGATACGCAGTTACATCAGTGAGTTGGTTTACTATGCCATGAAGCTGGCGCCTTCGAGGAGTCTCCTGAAAGAATCCAATGCCACTGCACGTGTTACGACAGCATTTTTAGACCTGTTGGAGCGACAGTTCCCCATCGAAGCATTTGCCGGTCCTATCTTGCTCCGTACGCCCAAAGACTTTGCAGAGAAGCTCTCTATTCATGTCAACTACCTCAACCGGGCAATAAAGACAGAAACCGGCAAAACTACTACAGACCACATTTTTGACCGGCTGATGGCAGAGGCGAAGGCCATGCTGAAACATACCAATCTGAACATCGCGGAGATCAGTTATGCACTGGGCTTTGAAGACCAGGCGCATTTCAACAACTTTTTCAAAAAGCGGGTAAAGCTCTCGCCCTCGGCATTTCGTCAGGTTTGA
- a CDS encoding oxidoreductase codes for MEKNKIVTLQEPIDSGFDGASTAAEVIKGIDLSGKVAIVTGGYAGIGLETTRVLSHAGATVIVPARDTEKATRALTGIARVEISPLDLMDPLAVDAFADKFLASERPLHILINNAGTMANPFTLDKRGYESQFATNHLGHFQLTVRLWPALRRANGARVVALSSWGHRYSPVVFEDLHFQQRAYDRWLAYGQSKTANVLFAVELDRRGREEGIRAFAVHPGSIADTDLKRYMSQEELQKAGVFDQDGKLILDPSRQIKTIEQGAATSVWCAVSPQLEGMGGVYCENCDISPVTTEDKTRGGNDVSKRAPAKAFGVFPYAIDPAAAARLWELSEELTGVRL; via the coding sequence ATGGAAAAGAACAAAATAGTGACTTTACAGGAACCAATTGATTCAGGCTTTGATGGGGCATCTACCGCCGCAGAAGTAATTAAGGGTATTGATCTATCCGGCAAAGTGGCGATTGTAACCGGAGGTTATGCTGGTATTGGCTTAGAAACAACAAGAGTGCTGAGTCATGCAGGAGCTACTGTGATCGTTCCGGCCCGTGACACAGAGAAGGCCACCAGGGCATTGACGGGAATAGCGCGGGTTGAGATAAGTCCACTTGACCTGATGGACCCACTAGCTGTTGATGCTTTTGCTGATAAGTTCCTGGCGAGCGAAAGACCTTTGCATATTTTGATCAATAATGCCGGGACCATGGCCAATCCATTTACGCTCGACAAGCGCGGATACGAGTCACAGTTTGCCACGAACCACTTGGGACATTTTCAGCTGACGGTACGGCTCTGGCCTGCTTTGCGTCGCGCCAACGGCGCCAGGGTAGTGGCCTTGTCCTCCTGGGGACATCGTTATTCGCCGGTGGTGTTTGAAGATCTGCACTTTCAGCAGCGGGCGTATGATCGCTGGCTGGCTTACGGGCAGTCAAAGACAGCGAATGTCCTCTTTGCAGTGGAGCTCGACCGGCGCGGCCGGGAAGAAGGCATCCGTGCATTTGCCGTACATCCGGGAAGTATTGCAGATACTGACCTGAAACGATATATGTCGCAGGAGGAACTTCAAAAGGCTGGGGTCTTTGATCAGGACGGCAAACTGATACTTGATCCCTCAAGACAGATAAAGACCATTGAACAGGGAGCGGCCACCAGCGTCTGGTGCGCTGTAAGTCCACAGCTGGAAGGCATGGGAGGCGTGTATTGTGAAAATTGTGATATTTCGCCCGTGACCACGGAAGATAAAACCAGGGGAGGGAATGATGTAAGTAAGCGGGCGCCAGCTAAGGCATTTGGTGTATTTCCCTATGCGATTGACCCTGCTGCCGCTGCACGACTGTGGGAGCTCAGTGAGGAGCTGACAGGAGTGCGATTGTGA
- a CDS encoding acyl-CoA desaturase — MTAILIFFFSHWFLSLFFHTFFLHRYASHQMYTTSKGWERVFYFCTWFFQGTSYLVPRAYGAMHRMHHEYSDTEHDPHSPHFFKDVWSMMWQTRKLYNDIYTGAKVLDEKFTTNPPLPVWNAMDRFGDHTITRLAWAGIYIAFYVAFAPAWYWFLLLPVHFLIGPVQGAVVNWCGHKYGYKSFDNGDKSKNTSPWGILLLGELFQNNHHKYKDSPNFAKKWFELDPTYPVMKFFNAIGIIKLKTAKVKVVKLKAAA, encoded by the coding sequence ATGACTGCGATTTTAATATTCTTTTTTTCCCACTGGTTCTTATCCTTGTTCTTTCACACCTTTTTCCTGCACAGATATGCATCCCACCAGATGTATACTACCAGTAAAGGTTGGGAAAGGGTATTTTACTTCTGTACCTGGTTCTTCCAGGGAACATCTTACTTAGTTCCGCGTGCCTATGGCGCTATGCACCGTATGCACCACGAATACAGCGATACTGAGCATGACCCGCATTCTCCGCACTTCTTTAAAGATGTATGGAGCATGATGTGGCAGACCCGTAAACTGTACAATGATATTTACACCGGTGCAAAAGTACTGGACGAGAAATTTACGACCAATCCTCCGCTGCCGGTATGGAATGCGATGGACCGCTTCGGTGACCATACTATTACCCGTCTGGCATGGGCAGGCATTTATATAGCTTTCTATGTTGCCTTCGCTCCAGCCTGGTACTGGTTCCTTTTATTACCTGTCCACTTCCTGATCGGGCCTGTACAAGGCGCTGTGGTGAACTGGTGTGGTCATAAATATGGTTACAAGAGCTTTGACAACGGCGATAAATCAAAAAATACTTCCCCTTGGGGTATTTTGCTGCTGGGAGAACTGTTCCAGAACAATCACCACAAGTATAAAGACAGTCCAAACTTCGCCAAGAAATGGTTTGAGCTGGACCCGACTTATCCGGTAATGAAATTCTTCAATGCTATTGGTATCATTAAACTGAAGACCGCCAAGGTAAAAGTAGTGAAACTTAAAGCGGCAGCTTAA
- a CDS encoding HAD family hydrolase → MKPAIAFFDFDGTITRRDTLFEIIRFQKGETALYTGLALLSPALVMMKLGLISKQKGKDLVLQHFFRNTPVDEFRDKCAAFCRDRLPGMIRENALQEINQHLSKGHRVVVVTASAQEWVKPWCDCIGIECIGTRLEIRNARVTGRIQGVNCNGEEKVRRIRQQYDLPVFGDIYAYGDTDGDRPMLQLATFGFFRKF, encoded by the coding sequence ATGAAGCCAGCAATTGCTTTCTTCGATTTTGACGGTACCATCACCAGGAGAGATACCCTGTTCGAGATCATCCGTTTCCAGAAAGGTGAAACTGCATTATATACCGGTCTGGCTTTATTGTCGCCAGCTTTGGTGATGATGAAGCTGGGATTGATCTCCAAACAGAAAGGTAAGGACCTGGTGCTGCAACACTTTTTTCGTAACACCCCGGTAGATGAGTTCCGCGATAAATGCGCCGCCTTCTGCCGCGACAGGTTGCCCGGTATGATAAGGGAGAATGCCTTGCAGGAGATTAATCAGCATCTGTCCAAAGGCCACCGGGTGGTAGTGGTGACGGCTTCCGCACAGGAATGGGTGAAGCCCTGGTGCGATTGCATAGGTATTGAGTGTATCGGTACCCGGCTGGAGATCAGGAATGCCAGGGTCACCGGCCGCATTCAGGGCGTGAACTGTAACGGCGAGGAAAAAGTACGCCGCATCCGGCAGCAATATGACCTGCCTGTGTTCGGCGATATCTATGCCTATGGCGATACGGACGGCGACAGGCCCATGCTGCAATTAGCCACTTTTGGTTTCTTCAGGAAGTTCTGA